The proteins below are encoded in one region of Silene latifolia isolate original U9 population chromosome 2, ASM4854445v1, whole genome shotgun sequence:
- the LOC141641334 gene encoding uncharacterized protein LOC141641334 has product MNKVTACTISATEGGDDEKKNEERGLDDAVSPQQSHSEKEKGIVAALHALPTNMGWKQIFHLPKEKRQLIIQGLEKPELYAGKMKEKIEPLEQSTGCVSCNAALSFSDEDLLLGSKPHNRPLYVSGYIRGQKVKRILIDGGSGVNLMPKATMNELGITMDELSSSRTMIHGFNLNGERAVGMIRVNLTMGDLSSDTLFHVMDGKTSFKLLLGRPWKHENGVVASTLHQCLKYYRGGERKIDGDAKPFSKVDSFFADAKFFEENGTSSEFMPTTISSIGKGGKREKNIIKEDEAASPAKENDVKKDVDKVNKIATPVASPKKQETPQKTTPPVLRYIPKSRRKDGESPFAECLTPKIEPKDKKSSLVFKQEWVAKVVTPLPSSSQTKIVRPPPNGFVCSSSQSSSKGNKGIFDSNAYKLLAKAGYDFTNPTPLGKVVEVEPYGLNKAQHEVFKQDGNFVVTRAGLGYESPAPVKIGSRRKGATASSQHITVEEVEENEGEEKMQSSSVFDRISPPAKKCRPSIFTRLGRPSASTKHISVFARLGNQGESKVKVSTPSLRINKKGAIHERLDEEVRVSDDLRSAIPSRMKRMQVVDIIQHDPLKARRRVLVLTGHQKNAEELVPSSSRPCDTKKSSDLEITTSSYHITVEEIPDENEEVEADEAPETHEDGGQSTVDELKELNLGTTEDPRPIYVSALLTKEEEKDIKKYLASAPVLGAPIPGKTLVLYIAAQERSLGAMCAQEIEDRKERALYYLSRTLVGAELNYLPIEKICLALVFAIQKLRHYMQAHTIHVVSKADPIKYILSRPVLSGRLAKWAMLLKQYDLVFVPQKAVKGQAIADFFADHPVPAEWEISDDLPGEEIFYVDVLPPWQMYFDGLCKARWSGAGVVFVTPQNHLMPYAFTLTQLCTNNMAEYQALILGLQMAIEIGVRDMDIYGDSKLVVNQVLGEYEVKKEDLIPYHQQALQLLNQLDDIHVGHVPRSANKLADALANLAATLALGAEESMKVDLQSLGNIIA; this is encoded by the exons ATGAACAAGGTTACTGCGTGCACCATCTCAGCTACTGAAGGTGGCGACGATGAAAAGAAGAATGAGGAAAGGGGCCTAGATGATGCGGTATCACCACAACAATCTCATTCTGAAAAAGAGAAGGGAATAGTGGCTGCTCTTCATGCCCTTCCTACAAACATGGGATGGAAGCAAATCTTTCATCTACCTAAAGAGAAGCGTCAGCTGATAATTCAAGGACTTGAGAAGCCTGAGTTGTATGCCggcaagatgaaagaaaaaattgAGCCTCTTGAGCAATCAACTGGATGTGTCTCCTGCAACGCAGCCTTgagtttttcagatgaggatttacttCTTGGATCCAAACCTCACAACAGGCCACTTTATGTGTCCGGGTACATCCGGGGGCAAAAGGTCAAGCGCATCCTAATAGATGGAGGATCAGGAGTCAATCTCATGCCAAAAGCAACCATGAACGAATTAGGGATCACGATGGACGAACTCTCCAGTAGCCGAACAatgattcatggtttcaacttgaatgggGAGCGCGCAGTTGGCATGATCCGCGTGAACCTTACCATGGGCGATCTTTCTTCCGACACATTATTCCATGTCATGGATGGCAAGACATCGTTCAAACTATTGCTAGGGCGACCTTGGAAGCACGAAAACGGAGTTGTCgcctcaaccctccatcaatgcTTGAAATATTATCGTGGTGGTGAAAGGAAGATAGACGGAGACGCCAAACCCTTCTCTAAGGTCGACTCTTTCTTCGCTGATGCAAAATTCTTTGAAGAGAATGGTACTTCCAGTGAGttcatgccaaccaccatctcttcaaTAGGAAAAGGAGGGAAGCGGGAAAAGAACATCATCAAAGAAGATGAAGCTGCAAGTCCTGCTAAAGAAAATGATGTTAAGAAAGATGTAGACAAGGTCAACAAAATAGCTACTCCTGTGGCATCACCCAAGAAGCAAGAGACGCCGCAGAAAACTACACCACCAGTACTACGCTACATCCCAAAGTCTCGCCGCAAAGATGGAGAGAGTCCTTTTGCAGAGTGTCTAACACCAAAGATAGAGCCTAAGGATAAAAAGTCAAGTCTGGTGTTCAAGCAGGAATGGGTGGCCAAAGTCGTTACACCTctaccaagttcatctcaaaCGAAGATTGTGAGACCCCCTCCGAATGGTTTTGTCTGTTCATCCAGTCAATCATCAAGTAAGGGAAACAAGGGGATAtttgattccaatgcttacaagctaCTAGCAAAGGCTGGATATGACTTTACAAATCCGACTCCTCTCGGTAAAGTTGTAGAAGTTGAGCCGTACGGTTTGAACAAAGCGCAACATGAAGTGTTCAAGCAAGATGGGAACTTCGTGGTGACTAGGGCCGGACTCGGATATGAGTCTCCTGCGCCTGTGAAGATTGGTTCTCGTAGAAAAGGGGCTACTGCGTCTTCTCAGCACATCACAGTAGAAGAGGTCGAAGAAAATGAAGGAGAGGAAAAGATGCAATCATCTTCAGTCTTCGATCGAATAAGTCCACCTGCAAAGAAGTGTCGCCCTTCTATATTCACAAGGTTAGGGAGACCAAGTGCTTCAACCAAACACATTTCTGTATTTGCTAGGCTTGGCAATCAAGGAGAAAGTAAAGTCAAAGTGTCAACACCTTCTTTGCGCATAAACAAGAAGGGCGCAATACATGAACGCTTGGACG aagaagtaagAGTAAGCGATGACTTGAGAAGCGCAATACCATCTCGCATGAAGCGTATGCAAGTAGTGGACATCATCCAACATGACCCACTCAAAGCAAGGAGGCGCGTACTAGTTCTTACTGGTCATCAAAAGAATGCCGAAGAGCTTGTGCCCTCATCTTCACGTCCCTGTGATACAAAGAAGTCAAGTGACTTAGAAATTACAACGTCGTCATATCACATCACAGTAGAAGAGATACCTGACGAGAATGAAGAAGTTGAGGCCGATGAGGCCCCTGAAACACATGAAGACGGGGGCCAATCGACTGTGGATGAACTCAAGGAACTCAACTTGGGAACTACTGAGGATCCTCGCCCCATTTATGTTAGTGCTCTGCTGACTaaggaagaagaaaagga CATCAAGAAGTACTTGGCCAGTGCACCAGTGTTGGGGGCACCAATTCCAGGAAAGACACTTGTCCTCTACATCGCAGCACAAGAACGCTCACTGGGGGCAATGTgtgctcaagaaattgaagaccgtAAAGAGAGAGCACTCTATTACTTGAGTCGTACCTTGGTTGGAGCCGAGTTGAATTATTTGCCCATAGAGAAGATATGTCTTGCTTTGGTGTTCGCCATCCAGAAGTTGAGACACTACATGCAGGCGCATACCATACACGTGGTCTCAAAAGCTgatccaatcaagtacatactctcaagACCAGTCTTGTCTGGAAGACTTGCGAAATGGGCAATGTTGCTTAAGCAGTATGACTTGGTGTTCGTGCCTCAAAAGGCTGTGAAAGGTCAAGCTATCGCCGACTTCTTTGCTGATCATCCAGTGCCAGCAGAGTGGGAAATTTCAGATGACCTCCCAGGAGAAGAAATTTTCTATGTGGACGTTCTACCTCCATGGCAAATGTACTTTGACGGTCTTTGCAAGGCAAGATGGAGTGGAGCTGGAGTTGTAttcgtaactccacaaaatcatcttATGCCATATGCCTTTACACTCACTCAGTTGTGTACAAATAATATGGCAGAATACCAAGCTCTCATACTCGGTCTTCAAATGGCCATCGAAATAGGTGTCAGGGATATGGACATATATGGAGACTCAAAGCTTGTGGTCAACCAAGTCCTTGGTGAATATGAAGTGaaaaaggaagacttgattccCTACCATCAACAGGCATTACAACTGCTGAATCAACTTGACGACATCCATGTTGGTCATGTGCcaaggagtgccaataagttggctGACGCGCTTGCTAATCTTGCAGCCACTTTGGCACTGGGGGCAGAAGAGTCTATGAAAGTCGATCTGCAATCGTTGGGTAATATCATCGCTTGA